The following proteins are encoded in a genomic region of Methylococcales bacterium:
- a CDS encoding MAE_28990/MAE_18760 family HEPN-like nuclease, with protein sequence MNTALVLLEQEITSDIDTRLSSISSIKTLTSRYNLLDYDKDLLLQHSIPMIYSIWEGFIQQTFQIYIRTLNKLELSFDTLCKPMIIFHLENKFKQFAEYPKKLDKKLLFLNNLINFIMLKKLILTLL encoded by the coding sequence ATGAATACAGCGTTAGTTCTTTTAGAGCAAGAAATTACTTCTGATATAGACACAAGACTAAGCTCAATATCGAGTATTAAGACACTCACCTCACGTTATAATCTTTTAGACTACGATAAAGATTTACTGTTACAACATTCAATCCCTATGATTTATTCAATCTGGGAAGGATTTATTCAGCAAACTTTTCAAATTTACATTAGGACATTAAATAAACTAGAACTTAGCTTTGATACTCTTTGCAAACCCATGATTATTTTTCATTTAGAAAATAAATTTAAACAATTTGCAGAATATCCTAAAAAATTAGATAAAAAGCTACTTTTTTTAAACAACTTAATCAATTTTATCATGCTGAAAAAATTAATATTAACCCTATTGTAA
- a CDS encoding sulfite reductase subunit alpha, which produces MKTLKIPNNAPYSDTQRAWLTGFFAGMHSHMLQSASANQTANAQIINILYGTQTGTSESVAHDAAEAAKTHGLNPIVKSMDELEITDMATMEYLLIITSTYGEGDMPDNAQILWDAASNDEAPRFENTHYSILALGDTSYDLFCQAGIDWDQRLEALGAKRVYQRIDCDVDFEEPAESWISSVIPLMSDGSATTLLDNEAPTNNKPQYNRKNPFPATMTLNKIVTAEHSSKETRHYEISIAGSGLSYEAGDALCIIPTNCPELVEAIIQAIGCKGDEDEPVKGELISLREALQNQFEIKLPSKELIEEIAKRSGDQVLNECLESNDKSKLNDYLWGRDCLDLIVQSANMEFSAAEFIALLKPLQHRAYSIASSGKMYPENVHLTVASVRYQAQGREHKGVCSTYLADIVGESTDVNVFFTPNKSFRVPENNNLPIIMVGPGTGIAPFRAFLQEREFRKAQGKNWLFFGDRNAETDFIYQDELEAMQKNGILNRLDLAFSRDQQEKIYVQDRMREKGAEIFAWLEQGGSFFVCGDAYRMAKDVDQALHDIITEQGHKSENETLDYINQLKKEKRYVRDVY; this is translated from the coding sequence ATGAAAACACTGAAAATTCCAAACAACGCCCCTTATTCTGATACTCAACGCGCATGGCTCACAGGATTTTTTGCAGGAATGCACAGCCACATGTTGCAAAGTGCTAGCGCAAACCAAACCGCCAACGCACAAATTATTAATATTCTTTACGGAACGCAAACAGGGACTTCTGAATCCGTTGCTCATGATGCTGCCGAGGCCGCTAAAACGCATGGCTTAAACCCCATTGTTAAAAGCATGGATGAGCTTGAAATTACTGATATGGCCACGATGGAGTATTTGCTCATTATCACCAGTACTTATGGTGAAGGGGATATGCCTGATAATGCTCAAATACTTTGGGATGCAGCAAGTAATGATGAAGCTCCCCGTTTTGAAAATACCCACTATTCCATCTTAGCTTTAGGCGATACCAGCTATGATCTATTTTGTCAGGCTGGAATAGATTGGGATCAACGTCTTGAAGCTTTAGGGGCTAAACGTGTTTATCAACGTATTGATTGTGATGTTGACTTTGAAGAGCCTGCAGAAAGTTGGATAAGCAGCGTTATTCCGCTTATGTCTGATGGGTCTGCCACGACGCTACTGGATAACGAGGCCCCCACAAATAATAAGCCTCAGTATAATCGTAAAAACCCATTTCCCGCGACAATGACCCTAAATAAAATTGTCACCGCTGAGCATTCATCAAAAGAAACTCGTCATTATGAAATCTCCATTGCCGGTTCTGGTTTAAGCTATGAAGCAGGGGATGCTTTATGCATCATTCCTACCAATTGTCCTGAATTAGTCGAAGCGATCATTCAAGCCATTGGCTGTAAAGGCGATGAGGACGAACCTGTTAAGGGTGAATTAATCAGCTTGCGGGAAGCGTTACAAAACCAATTTGAAATTAAATTACCCAGCAAAGAACTCATTGAAGAAATTGCTAAACGTTCAGGCGATCAAGTCTTAAATGAATGTTTAGAGTCTAATGATAAAAGCAAGCTCAATGATTATTTATGGGGACGCGATTGTTTAGACTTAATCGTACAATCCGCGAATATGGAATTTTCTGCCGCAGAATTCATCGCTCTTTTAAAACCGTTACAACATCGTGCTTATTCCATTGCGTCCAGTGGAAAAATGTACCCTGAAAATGTGCATTTAACCGTGGCGAGTGTACGTTATCAAGCGCAAGGACGTGAACACAAAGGGGTTTGCTCTACTTATTTAGCCGATATTGTCGGTGAAAGTACCGATGTTAACGTCTTTTTTACCCCTAATAAAAGTTTTAGAGTCCCAGAAAATAATAATTTACCGATTATTATGGTCGGCCCTGGAACAGGTATTGCACCTTTTCGTGCTTTTTTACAAGAACGAGAGTTTAGAAAAGCCCAAGGGAAAAATTGGTTGTTTTTTGGTGATCGAAATGCCGAAACCGATTTTATCTATCAAGATGAATTGGAGGCGATGCAAAAAAATGGAATCTTAAACCGTTTAGATTTAGCCTTCTCTCGCGATCAACAAGAAAAAATTTATGTACAAGATAGAATGCGTGAAAAAGGGGCTGAAATTTTTGCATGGTTAGAACAAGGCGGCTCTTTCTTTGTTTGTGGCGATGCCTATCGCATGGCAAAAGATGTCGATCAAGCCTTACATGATATTATCACCGAACAAGGCCATAAATCCGAAAACGAAACCCTTGATTATATTAATCAACTAAAAAAAGAAAAACGCTACGTTAGAGATGTCTATTAA
- the phoB gene encoding phosphate regulon transcriptional regulator PhoB has translation MPITILVVEDEEAIRDMLAMVLEQAGLTIFAVASAEEALQFLTDNPLPDLLVLDWMLPGISGIKLTQRLKKDDIYQQVPIILLTARGEEDDKIKGLDCGADDYMTKPFSPKELIARIKAILRRQGGLETKAIISVGPINLDQEQHRLSINNKNLVMSPTEFRLMHFFITHQDKVYSRTQLLDHVWGRSTYVEERTVDVHIRRLRKILLPHQCDTLIQTVRGFGYRFSLTD, from the coding sequence ATGCCAATAACAATCCTTGTTGTTGAAGACGAAGAGGCTATTCGAGACATGTTAGCCATGGTTCTTGAACAAGCGGGCTTAACTATTTTTGCCGTGGCCAGTGCTGAGGAGGCGTTACAATTTTTGACCGATAATCCCTTACCTGATTTATTAGTTTTAGATTGGATGCTACCAGGAATTAGCGGGATCAAATTAACGCAACGTTTAAAAAAAGATGATATTTATCAGCAAGTTCCCATTATTTTATTAACCGCTCGAGGTGAAGAGGACGATAAAATTAAAGGGCTCGATTGTGGTGCTGATGATTACATGACTAAACCTTTTTCACCCAAAGAATTAATTGCGCGTATTAAAGCTATTTTGCGTAGACAAGGGGGCTTAGAAACTAAAGCGATTATTTCGGTCGGTCCCATTAATTTAGATCAAGAACAGCACCGCCTAAGCATTAATAATAAAAATTTAGTCATGAGTCCAACTGAATTTCGTTTAATGCACTTTTTTATAACCCATCAAGATAAGGTTTATAGTCGTACTCAATTATTAGATCATGTTTGGGGGCGTAGTACCTATGTTGAAGAGCGAACCGTTGATGTTCATATTCGCCGTTTAAGAAAAATTTTACTCCCCCATCAGTGTGATACGCTCATTCAAACAGTTCGCGGATTTGGGTATCGCTTTTCTCTAACGGATTAA
- the phoR gene encoding phosphate regulon sensor histidine kinase PhoR, producing MWEWRKEIIKLLLFILLAGILSTFMGYFFPMLSLILLFALIRQSLLITQLEHWLSHGAGGEIPRGLGIWEDIYYHFYRLRVTKKKRKKQLSKILKQFRQSTDVLPDAAVVLGQNDEIEWSNKLAKNVLGLKKSDKGQRLPNLIRQPAFIDYLNNHQAHNPLIINSPVNNQLILQLRLVNYGTGQRLLIAQDVTQQKKMEVMQKNFVANISHELRTPLTVLKGYLETLQEQPSETHSKLLKHSLGQMSAQTDRMQYLVNDLLLLARLETQQQTINYVDIAQLITLICSETNQHEFASRIKLQLETKLGLQGNREELYSAFSNLIINALKYSPKDSTINVIWSKQGEQLCFDVIDNGEGIAPAHISRITERFYRVEIKRDRKINGTGLGLAIVKHVLMRHEAQLEVNSQLGQGSHFRCIFKR from the coding sequence ATGTGGGAATGGCGAAAAGAAATTATTAAACTGCTGTTGTTTATCCTCTTAGCGGGTATTTTAAGCACGTTTATGGGCTATTTTTTCCCGATGTTGAGCCTAATTTTACTCTTTGCCCTTATTCGCCAGTCGCTCTTAATTACTCAATTAGAACATTGGTTAAGTCATGGGGCGGGCGGTGAAATTCCACGGGGCTTAGGAATATGGGAGGATATTTATTATCATTTTTACCGTCTAAGGGTAACCAAAAAAAAACGCAAAAAACAGTTAAGTAAAATACTCAAACAATTCCGTCAATCAACCGATGTTTTACCTGATGCCGCTGTTGTTTTAGGACAAAACGATGAAATTGAATGGTCAAATAAGCTGGCTAAAAATGTATTGGGTTTAAAAAAATCGGATAAAGGCCAACGCCTGCCTAATCTTATTCGACAGCCTGCGTTTATTGATTACTTGAACAATCATCAAGCTCATAACCCCCTCATTATTAATTCCCCCGTTAATAATCAATTAATATTACAACTTCGTTTGGTTAATTATGGAACAGGTCAGCGGTTATTGATTGCTCAAGATGTGACCCAACAAAAAAAAATGGAAGTGATGCAGAAAAATTTTGTTGCGAATATTTCCCATGAATTAAGAACGCCGTTAACCGTATTAAAAGGCTATTTAGAAACCTTACAAGAACAACCGTCTGAAACCCATTCTAAACTTTTAAAGCATTCTCTGGGCCAGATGTCCGCACAAACTGACCGAATGCAATACCTCGTCAATGATTTATTATTATTGGCTCGCTTAGAAACACAACAGCAAACAATAAATTATGTTGATATAGCTCAATTAATTACACTTATTTGTAGCGAAACCAATCAGCATGAATTTGCATCACGAATTAAATTACAACTTGAAACTAAACTAGGTTTACAGGGAAACCGTGAAGAGTTATACAGTGCCTTTAGCAACTTAATTATCAATGCCTTAAAATATTCGCCTAAGGACTCAACGATAAACGTCATTTGGTCAAAACAAGGCGAGCAATTATGTTTTGATGTGATTGATAACGGCGAAGGCATCGCCCCTGCACATATTTCACGCATAACCGAACGTTTTTATCGGGTGGAAATTAAACGTGACCGTAAAATAAACGGAACGGGGTTAGGGTTAGCGATCGTCAAGCATGTGCTGATGCGTCATGAGGCTCAATTAGAGGTTAATAGTCAATTAGGTCAAGGCAGTCATTTTCGTTGTATTTTTAAACGATAA
- a CDS encoding tetratricopeptide repeat protein, with translation MHQQHNLKDKVFDYQQKLEENPQHLTAYYNMGVILKKLGCLEQAVDAYKNQLNVNPLHEKSWNNIGTVLFKQERYSEAKKSFNKALEIDPTYVYALTNSAELALVEKDYPLCLQYVNEILKLVTDNTEEYILAPFIIWLTAADKSYQPVLDAIKNQDNEHAFNWNFESLELVIYTLCKSQQKIAESFIAYFNKDLSLSGLQERLKND, from the coding sequence ATGCATCAACAACATAATTTAAAAGATAAAGTTTTTGACTATCAACAAAAATTAGAAGAAAACCCTCAGCACCTAACGGCTTATTACAATATGGGCGTTATTCTAAAAAAACTAGGGTGCTTAGAGCAGGCGGTTGATGCCTATAAAAATCAATTAAACGTTAACCCATTACATGAAAAATCTTGGAATAATATAGGGACGGTTTTATTTAAACAGGAAAGGTACTCAGAAGCCAAAAAATCCTTCAATAAAGCGTTGGAAATTGATCCCACTTATGTGTACGCGCTTACAAACTCAGCCGAGTTAGCGTTAGTAGAAAAAGATTATCCCCTTTGTTTACAGTATGTAAATGAAATTTTGAAACTAGTCACTGATAATACCGAAGAATACATTCTCGCCCCGTTTATAATTTGGTTAACTGCCGCTGATAAAAGCTATCAACCTGTACTGGATGCCATTAAAAATCAAGATAATGAACATGCGTTTAACTGGAATTTTGAAAGCCTTGAATTAGTTATTTACACACTTTGTAAATCGCAACAAAAAATTGCCGAAAGTTTTATCGCTTATTTCAATAAGGACTTAAGCTTATCAGGACTACAAGAAAGATTAAAAAATGATTAA
- the mnmG gene encoding tRNA uridine-5-carboxymethylaminomethyl(34) synthesis enzyme MnmG, with protein MKFQKEFDVIVIGGGHAGTEAALAAARCGCSTLLLTQNIDTLGQMSCNPAIGGIGKGHLVKEIDALGGVMARAIDHAGIQFRTLNASKGPAVRATRAQADRVLYKHAVCKTLENQPNLRLFQQTVSDLIVENDQVIGVNTQMGLSFHSHTVVLTTGTFLGGRIHIGLENYTGGRAGDPASIALAERLRELPFKVDRLKTGTPPRIDGRTIDYSQLETQQGDTPLPVFSFIGSRQQHPRQIPCHITRTNRKTHDIIRQGLDRSPMYSGVIEGVGPRYCPSIEDKVMRFADRDSHQIFVEPEGLETHEVYPNGVSTSLPFDVQYAFIRSMQGFENAEIIRPGYAIEYDYFNPIDLKSSLETKYVQNLFFAGQINGTTGYEEAAAQGLIAGLNAARLVKGETSWCPRRDEAYIGVMIDDLITCGTQEPYRMFTSRAEYRLLLREDNADLRLTEKGRELGLVDDKRWSTFIEKREAVTQLQAQLKQKWIRRDSPEAAQVETLWGKKLQKEVNLMGLLRRPEVDIKNLLPFLNTDEINQSVSEQVEVQAKYAGYIERQQTEINRALRYDDYPLSTSFDYQQVPGLSNEVREKLQRHQPETLGQASRIPGLTPAAISLLLVYLKKKHD; from the coding sequence GTGAAATTTCAAAAAGAATTTGATGTAATTGTCATTGGGGGCGGTCATGCAGGAACAGAAGCCGCATTGGCTGCTGCTCGTTGTGGCTGTAGCACCTTATTATTAACCCAAAATATTGATACGCTTGGCCAAATGAGTTGCAACCCTGCCATTGGGGGCATTGGTAAGGGTCATTTAGTGAAAGAAATTGATGCCCTTGGCGGAGTCATGGCAAGGGCAATTGATCATGCAGGGATTCAATTCAGAACCTTAAATGCCAGCAAAGGCCCTGCTGTTAGAGCGACTCGCGCTCAAGCCGATCGTGTTTTATATAAACACGCCGTGTGTAAAACCTTAGAAAATCAACCGAATTTAAGGCTCTTCCAGCAAACCGTATCGGACTTAATCGTTGAAAATGATCAGGTCATCGGCGTTAACACTCAAATGGGATTATCGTTTCATAGTCACACCGTCGTTTTAACCACGGGTACATTTCTAGGCGGACGCATTCACATTGGGCTTGAAAACTATACAGGAGGACGCGCGGGTGATCCTGCCTCTATTGCCTTAGCAGAACGATTACGTGAACTTCCCTTTAAAGTTGATCGTTTAAAAACAGGCACGCCCCCACGCATTGACGGGCGGACGATTGATTACAGTCAACTGGAAACCCAACAAGGGGATACACCGTTACCTGTATTTTCATTTATAGGGTCACGTCAACAACATCCGCGACAAATTCCGTGTCATATTACTCGAACCAACCGTAAAACTCATGACATTATTCGTCAGGGCTTGGACCGATCACCGATGTATTCGGGGGTTATTGAAGGCGTAGGCCCTCGTTATTGCCCGTCCATTGAAGATAAAGTAATGCGTTTTGCAGACCGTGATTCACATCAAATTTTTGTTGAACCCGAAGGATTAGAGACCCACGAAGTTTACCCCAATGGTGTTTCGACCAGTTTACCTTTTGATGTTCAATATGCGTTTATTCGTTCAATGCAGGGGTTTGAAAATGCTGAAATTATTCGACCCGGTTATGCCATTGAATACGATTACTTTAACCCCATTGATTTAAAATCCTCGCTTGAAACTAAATATGTCCAGAATCTTTTTTTTGCAGGACAAATTAATGGGACAACGGGTTATGAAGAAGCCGCCGCACAGGGACTTATTGCAGGGCTTAATGCCGCTCGTTTGGTAAAAGGAGAAACGAGTTGGTGTCCACGTCGTGATGAAGCCTATATAGGGGTTATGATTGACGATTTAATTACCTGTGGTACACAAGAGCCTTATCGAATGTTTACCAGTCGAGCAGAGTACCGTTTATTATTGCGCGAAGATAATGCCGACTTACGCCTTACTGAAAAAGGGCGCGAATTAGGCTTAGTTGATGATAAACGATGGTCTACGTTTATTGAAAAACGGGAGGCGGTTACTCAATTACAAGCCCAGTTAAAACAAAAATGGATTCGACGCGATAGCCCAGAAGCCGCCCAAGTTGAAACACTCTGGGGTAAAAAATTGCAAAAAGAAGTGAATTTAATGGGCCTATTACGCCGTCCTGAAGTTGATATTAAAAACTTATTACCCTTTTTGAATACCGATGAAATTAATCAATCAGTCTCGGAACAAGTCGAAGTTCAAGCTAAATATGCTGGGTATATTGAACGACAACAAACGGAAATTAATCGAGCGTTACGTTATGATGATTACCCCTTATCAACCTCATTTGATTATCAACAAGTCCCTGGGTTATCAAATGAAGTCCGTGAAAAATTACAACGACATCAACCCGAAACCCTAGGGCAAGCCTCACGAATACCGGGGTTAACACCCGCAGCCATTTCACTTTTATTAGTCTATTTAAAAAAGAAACATGATTAG
- the rsmG gene encoding 16S rRNA (guanine(527)-N(7))-methyltransferase RsmG — translation MIRTILTSGITELGLSDEPQKLEKLIAFIDLIIKWNKAYNLTAIRNPEEMARLHILDSLAISPYIRGQRLIDIGTGAGLPGIPLAIYHPEMQFTLLDSNAKKTRFVQQAILELKLTNVIVQHHRVEDFKPEIGFDTVTCRAFSSMDTIMQLTAHLFNDKGLLLAMKGQTPKDELALLSQHYNLINLTVPSIDAERCLVCIET, via the coding sequence ATGATTAGAACTATTTTAACGTCAGGTATTACCGAGCTAGGCTTAAGTGATGAGCCTCAAAAACTTGAAAAACTAATCGCTTTTATCGACTTAATAATAAAGTGGAATAAAGCCTACAATTTGACCGCGATTCGTAATCCAGAAGAAATGGCTCGGCTTCATATTTTAGATAGTCTCGCCATTAGCCCTTATATTCGGGGGCAGCGATTAATTGATATAGGAACAGGGGCGGGTTTACCAGGGATTCCATTAGCTATTTATCATCCTGAGATGCAATTCACATTACTGGATAGTAATGCTAAAAAAACACGTTTTGTCCAGCAGGCGATATTGGAATTGAAATTAACCAATGTGATAGTTCAGCATCATCGAGTTGAAGATTTTAAACCTGAAATAGGATTTGATACCGTCACTTGCCGTGCGTTTTCGAGCATGGACACTATCATGCAATTAACCGCCCATTTATTTAATGATAAGGGCTTATTATTAGCCATGAAAGGACAAACACCCAAGGATGAATTAGCCTTATTAAGTCAACATTATAACTTAATTAACTTAACTGTCCCCAGTATTGACGCAGAGCGGTGTTTAGTCTGTATTGAAACTTAA
- a CDS encoding COX15/CtaA family protein, which yields MIDTQAALRFRRLGILAIFAIYLVILVGGLVRASGAGMGCPDWPTCFGQWVPPTDESQLPANYHEIYAERGYKDTVFNPIKTWTEYANRLVGVSIGIFIIFTAWASRIYLKADKGVFYLSLSVLLLVCFQGWLGSAVVASNLKPFMITLHMLLALFIVALLIYAIARSQRDFIAQLETTAIPPMIKTTLIIAMAMTLLQVIMGTQVREAVDFIANEHGYINRDYWRDSFPMVFYIHRSFSALILFINLGLSWKIYSHVNKGHLLIPAVGSLMGLIITAILAGVSLDRLGMPAVAQPIHLLMANLIFGVQFFIYTCLRYATTSEPNVTPR from the coding sequence ATGATAGACACACAAGCCGCTTTACGCTTTCGGCGTTTAGGAATTTTAGCGATTTTTGCCATTTACTTAGTTATTTTAGTCGGGGGATTAGTGCGTGCATCAGGCGCAGGCATGGGCTGCCCTGATTGGCCAACCTGCTTTGGGCAATGGGTTCCCCCCACAGATGAATCCCAACTCCCTGCTAATTATCATGAAATTTATGCAGAACGGGGTTATAAAGATACCGTTTTTAACCCTATAAAAACATGGACAGAATATGCCAACCGTCTGGTTGGAGTTAGCATTGGAATTTTTATTATTTTTACCGCGTGGGCATCACGAATTTATTTAAAAGCCGATAAAGGCGTTTTTTACTTATCGTTATCGGTCTTATTGTTAGTGTGTTTTCAAGGATGGTTAGGTTCTGCGGTTGTTGCCAGTAATCTTAAACCCTTTATGATTACCCTTCACATGTTATTGGCCTTATTCATTGTCGCCTTGTTGATTTATGCCATTGCGCGTTCACAGCGTGACTTTATAGCACAATTAGAAACAACCGCGATTCCCCCCATGATTAAAACCACCTTAATCATCGCAATGGCCATGACCTTATTACAAGTCATCATGGGGACACAAGTTAGAGAAGCCGTTGATTTCATCGCCAATGAACATGGCTATATTAATCGTGACTATTGGCGTGATAGTTTTCCGATGGTTTTTTATATTCACCGCTCATTTTCCGCTCTAATTTTATTCATTAACTTAGGTTTAAGTTGGAAAATTTATAGCCATGTCAATAAAGGACATTTATTAATTCCTGCGGTGGGGAGTTTAATGGGCTTAATTATTACCGCTATTTTGGCAGGTGTTAGTTTAGATCGCTTAGGAATGCCTGCGGTGGCTCAACCCATTCACTTATTGATGGCCAATTTAATTTTTGGAGTCCAGTTTTTTATTTATACCTGTTTACGTTATGCAACGACAAGCGAGCCGAACGTTACCCCTCGATAA
- a CDS encoding aminodeoxychorismate/anthranilate synthase component II: protein MSSIKLIMIDNYDSFTYNLVQYLGELGAEVTVIRNDEASIAEIEAFNPDKIVISPGPCTPKEAGISVETILHFAGKIPLLGVCLGHQSIGHAFGGNIIHAKQIMHGKVSPVYHHNTGVFTGLNNPFTATRYHSLVIEQSTLPDCLEVTAWTENEAGEMDEIMGVRHKKLAIEGVQFHPESILTEHGHDLLRNFLEG, encoded by the coding sequence ATGAGTTCTATAAAATTAATCATGATTGATAATTATGATTCGTTTACGTATAATTTAGTCCAGTATTTGGGTGAATTAGGGGCTGAGGTCACTGTAATACGTAATGATGAGGCGAGTATCGCTGAAATTGAGGCCTTTAATCCTGACAAAATTGTGATTTCTCCAGGGCCTTGTACGCCTAAAGAAGCGGGAATTTCTGTGGAAACAATTTTACATTTTGCAGGAAAAATCCCTCTTTTAGGCGTTTGTTTAGGTCATCAAAGTATAGGCCATGCCTTTGGCGGAAATATTATTCATGCAAAACAAATTATGCATGGTAAGGTTTCACCTGTTTATCATCATAATACAGGTGTATTTACAGGGTTAAATAACCCGTTTACTGCGACCCGTTATCACTCGTTGGTGATTGAGCAATCCACCTTACCTGATTGCTTAGAAGTGACCGCTTGGACTGAAAATGAAGCGGGTGAAATGGATGAAATTATGGGGGTTCGACATAAAAAACTCGCTATTGAAGGCGTGCAATTTCATCCAGAATCTATTTTAACCGAGCATGGGCATGATTTATTACGAAATTTTTTAGAGGGTTAA
- the trpE gene encoding anthranilate synthase component I, with protein MTLEQFNHYAEQGYNRIPVCREILADLDSPLSAYLKLADGDYSYLFESVHGGEQWGQYSIIGLPCKTVVKIYGNLITLEKEGEITESFEHPQPLLWIDDFKACYNVPDIEGLPRFSGGLVGYFGYETIAYIEPKLKSSDKADALDCPDILLMVSEEMLVFDNLSGKVVLITHVNPETYHAYQKAQQRLDELINQLRNLKAHPPKHPAPKQVNESDFVSEFTEEGFKEAVLKAKEYITNGDIMQVVLSQRLSIPYTASPLNLYRALRCLNPSPYMYYLNLGDFHVVGSSPEILVRLEDDMVTVRPIAGTRPRGANKQEDEQLEKELLADPKELAEHLMLIDLGRNDAGRVSKIGSVKLTEKMLVERYSHVMHIVSNVTGDLNPDYDAFDVLAATFPAGTVSGAPKIRAMEIIDELEPIKRGVYSGAVGYISWSGNLDTAIAIRTAVIKDETLHIQAGAGIVYDSVPQNEWDETMNKARAVFKAVAMAEAGLAGESQ; from the coding sequence ATGACCTTAGAACAATTCAACCACTACGCCGAACAAGGCTATAATCGCATCCCCGTATGCCGCGAAATTTTAGCGGACTTAGACTCGCCCTTAAGTGCGTATTTAAAACTCGCTGATGGGGACTATAGTTATTTATTTGAATCGGTACACGGAGGGGAACAATGGGGACAATATTCAATTATTGGCTTACCCTGTAAAACCGTTGTTAAAATTTATGGTAATTTAATTACACTTGAAAAAGAGGGTGAAATTACTGAATCGTTTGAACATCCTCAGCCTTTACTTTGGATTGACGATTTTAAAGCGTGCTATAACGTGCCTGATATAGAGGGTTTACCTCGTTTTAGTGGGGGACTTGTCGGTTATTTTGGTTATGAAACCATTGCTTATATTGAACCTAAATTAAAATCATCCGATAAGGCGGATGCATTGGATTGCCCTGATATATTATTAATGGTTTCTGAAGAAATGTTGGTATTTGATAATTTATCAGGCAAAGTTGTGTTAATTACACATGTGAATCCTGAAACGTATCATGCCTACCAAAAAGCACAGCAGCGTTTAGATGAACTCATTAATCAATTACGTAATTTAAAAGCTCACCCCCCCAAACATCCCGCGCCTAAGCAGGTTAATGAAAGTGATTTTGTTTCAGAATTTACAGAAGAAGGGTTTAAAGAGGCGGTTTTAAAAGCTAAAGAATATATTACGAATGGCGATATTATGCAGGTTGTTTTATCGCAACGCTTATCAATTCCTTATACGGCCTCGCCCTTAAACTTATATCGAGCTTTACGGTGTTTAAATCCTTCCCCTTATATGTACTATTTAAATTTAGGGGATTTTCATGTTGTGGGTTCATCCCCTGAAATTTTAGTTCGTTTAGAAGATGATATGGTGACGGTACGCCCTATTGCTGGAACACGGCCACGGGGTGCAAATAAGCAAGAAGATGAACAATTAGAAAAAGAATTACTCGCTGATCCTAAAGAATTAGCCGAACATTTAATGTTAATTGATTTAGGGCGTAATGATGCGGGACGTGTCTCTAAAATAGGCTCGGTAAAACTCACTGAAAAAATGTTGGTTGAACGTTATTCCCATGTGATGCACATTGTCTCTAATGTAACGGGGGATTTAAATCCCGATTATGATGCCTTTGATGTTTTAGCCGCTACATTTCCAGCAGGAACCGTGAGCGGTGCGCCTAAAATTAGAGCGATGGAAATTATTGATGAACTTGAGCCGATTAAACGCGGAGTTTACTCGGGTGCCGTGGGTTATATTTCATGGTCTGGCAATTTAGATACCGCTATTGCGATTAGAACGGCGGTCATTAAAGATGAAACTTTACATATTCAAGCAGGGGCTGGGATTGTTTATGATTCGGTCCCCCAAAATGAATGGGATGAAACGATGAATAAAGCGCGGGCTGTTTTTAAAGCGGTGGCAATGGCAGAAGCAGGTTTAGCAGGAGAGTCTCAATGA